The region actcattatttatttatattggtattaaacctactgtattccaacttctccatgtattataaactattttactagccatagattcattaaaataagcaaacaacacacgtaaaacagaatctgtcaaaaatagaacagtctgtagcgatctgtaactaacgcaaacttctggaactctaaaacttataCGAAACtaagaagtcctggacaatttgtttattgaacaacagcaaaaagaatcaacccaaaatcacgttcctgtgatttaacaaaattatattcgtgcgcacaaagtttctgtttttcagcagaatcaaatcaactatcatcgtaggttatcctataggttctacttggcacaaacactaattaaaagacaaaaccacatccaaacagaggctagatgattatttattcctaaacagaagcaaaaacaaaaaacaaaaaataaaattgggttgcttcccaacaagcgctatcgtttaacgcccctagctaggcataaaagcaaggatggatctaggtattgccatctttggtaggcaatccataagtggctctcatgatagattcatatggtaattttattttctttctagggaagtgttccatgcccttctttaagggaaattggaatttaatattcccttccttcatatcaataattgcgctaatcgttctaaggaaaggtctaccaagaataataggacatgaatgattgcaatctatatcaagaacgataaaatctacgggcacataattcctatttgcaacaataagaacatcattaattatccccataggctttttaatagtggaatcggcaagatgcaagtttagagagcaatcatcaaaatcacgaaaatctagcaaatcacataaagttttgggaatagtagagacactagcacccaaatcacacaaagcatgaaactcataatctttaattttaattttaatagtaggttcccactcatcatagagttttgtagggatagaaactttcaactcaagtttttcttcataagattgcatcaaggcatcaacaatgtgttcggtaaaggccttattttgactataagcatgaggagaatctagcacggattgcaacaaggaaatacaaccaatcaaagagaaattttcataattaacttccttgagatccaaaatagtgggtttagcgacatcacggtttttatttatttcaatcccactttcatcaatttcatcatcaagatctagaaactccgaattcttagaacgccttctaggtaaaggaagatcatattcagtttcatcaagattcatattgcaaaacaaagatttaatgggggacacatcaataacttttagatcttcatcttgattttcataggaattggaagaacacgcttttataaaggcatctttggaagcacgcatcctagcagttctttctttgcactcatcaatgaaaattctcatggctttgagagactcattgatatcatgtttaggaggaatagatctaaggtttaaagaatcaatttcaagagaaattctatcaacgttcctagccaaatcatcaactttaagcaatttctcttcaagcaaagcattaaaattcttttgtgaactcataaactctttaacactactttgaaattcagagggcatcttattaaaatttccataagagttgttgtaggaatttccataattattagaaggattactatgataaggcctaggattaaaattccctctatacgcgttgtttccaaaactattcctaccaacaaaattcacacccatagattcattattattctcaagcaaggtagacaaaggcatatcattgggatcaagaggagtatttttaggagcaaacatcttcataagtttatccatctttccactcaaaacattgatttcttctatagcatgcacttctttattagaagatctttcggtgtgccattgagaataattagccataatattatcaagcaattttgtagcatctcctaacgtaatttccataaacgtgcctcccgcggccgaatctaaaagatttctagaagcaaaattcaatccggcataaaaattttgtatcatcatccataaattcaaaccatgagtagggcaattgcgaagcatcaatttcattctttcccaagattgggcaacatgctcatgatcaagttgtttaaaattcatgatattgttcctaagagttatgatcttagcgggaggaaaatacttagagataaaagcatctttgcacttgttccaagaatcaatactatttttaggcaaagacgaaaaccaaactttagcacgatctctaagtgaaaacggaaataacttcaatttgacaatattgttatccgtatctttcttcatatcacacaaatcaacaaaactagtagagtgcccgtgcgttgccacgggctcttgaaatagTTTACCAGAGTTACATGTTAAAATCCACACATACAGACAATATAACACAAACTGAAGTCCATTATTGCAATGTAACAAGCTGAGTGATGTTACAACTTAACATCTATTacaaaaaaattaatatctagatgatgcgcttaagaaattcttTCACAATATCAGGAAAGTTTCCTCTAGCTTCATTCCCGCGATGttttagcaagtataataaaaaatGCTTCCTCAATTCATACCCATCCTACAGAAAAAATAAATGTAGTTAGTATGAAAAATCCACGGAGAAGGTCTTAAAACATGTAACCCACAATACTCACCGCGCAAACCGGCTTGACCAATTCTTTACCGTTCCACcagagcataaaatgaaaaacaaaatagccaGACACATTCCTGGAAAACACTAAGTTAATATTATAAATAatataatgataacaaaagtaaatattCTTATTATGAATTCATTACCCGTCTATACTCGTTGGAACACCGGCCGGAAATAAACGATGCCATTTAGATGTATCAGAATTCCACCCAGGCAGctttatttcgagtgcttctttAAAATCCCTTGAAAAACTTTTTAATTTCAGTGAATGCCTCAAGTTTTTATCCTCTGACAATTGTGATGATTGAATAGGATCCATAATATGTAGACGACGTGCCTCTTTGTCGATGATGTACAGGATGTATCGGCCGATGGATGCAtagggaagataaatctacaagtggagCTATTAGAAATAAaaacaaaccatgataacaatggtcaAAATATTTTATTTACCTTATTACAAGATGAGATGTCGGTCTCCATCCCAGGCCAGCTATCAAATAATGTTGCCAACGTCTGGATAGTTTCCTTCTCACAAAACTTCTGACCTCGTGTTGACTCTAGCAGCATGGACTAAGTAGAAGAAAAAAAATATTGTTTCAACATGTTGATACTAATGGCACCTAGAATGAAGAGTTACGGtaacttacacaaaatcgtagatccatgtagtgtataggAGGGTCTCTGAACAATACTCCCTCGTCACATGCCAGCAAAAGCACGGCGGTGTTGAAGCAATCATTGTCCATGGACTGCTCCATGTTAAGTATGCACTGAAGTTTCTTAAGACTTAAGCTCATTGGATCGGGTGTGGAGCTCCGGACCCACACCTTTCTGTAATTTGGATGGTAAGAAGAACAATAATATACATCCGCACATTAAATATTGATACATGATACTTACTCCAAACATTCAACATCATTGATCGACATGATGTAGCTGCAGAGGCCGGCAAGTATTTCACGTTGGTCCGTGGGAATGATAGTGATTGGGGCGGGACGTTTCTCTTCGACCACGTCAGATGGACTATCCAGGATCTCAAGATCAGAATTAGCTAAAATTTCTTCGTTAAGAGGTTGATGGTACATGGGACATCCTTTTAACTTATTAAGCTCTGAATCGAGCAAAATAATTGCTAATTTTTGTCGAAAATGTTTCATATCCTCctaaaaaaattgaaaacaatttATAAGATATTTTGATAAAACATTATGAGATAATGTATAAAACTGAAATACCTGCGTAAACTGGTCTGACAGTCCATGTGGTGTCCAGTATTCCATATAATTTAGCATAAACAATCCACATGATATGCTATAATATTATAAAATAATGTTTTAGAATATCACATACAAACTATTGATACAAGTGCTTACCCATCGGTTTGTATTGCCTCCTGAATTTGCCCTACAACCGTCCATTTTGTAACATTGACATCAGGCCACTTATGACCTTTGATAAACTCCGGACTATGCTCTGCAAGTTTCAGCCATTTCTCGAGCCCTACTAACTTTTATGTATATATGAGATATGTTAAGGATGAAGTCAAACAAAATAAATGCTAAGATGAGAAAAGAAATAGATAGTTATCGTTGTAGCAAGGTCATTGCGTTTGACATTCTCACCAAGTGAGTCCAATACTTGGATCTCTCGTTTTTTGGCATTGGCAACTGCTAGATACCAATGGTAGCCcgacatgttaatcggaatgaataACTGGTGTAAATAAGATACAAGTCACAACCACAATTAGATATAGTTATTAATAAATCATTAAACATATGAACTAAATAAAAAAATCCATAATTATATGCATGGATTACAAGACAAAAACTAACCATATCTTGTTGTAGATAACTATTAACATAACGCACGATGCGACGATATTTTGATGGGTCTATGTCTCTTTCCCCGTCTTTTTTTATCTGGCCCGATACAAACGTGCTAATAATGTGTACGTTTTCACCCGTCCTGTTTTGTAGATGTTCGTGAGCAAGCATGCAATATATGTAAGCATTTATCACCTGTAATGGACATTTAGATTATATTTATATTTTATGATATTATATATTGTTTGTATTATTAATTACAAAGTTTATGCAATTGGTCTTACACCGTCATGTAAGAATATATAATCTTTAATAAGGCATTCCAAATCGTCGGTTGATAACAAGGCATCTCCAATTTCTACAAACTGGGTATTCTTCGGGGCAGACTTGATTGATTCAATGACTGTAATATCCCTAGCGGTACAAACATAGTCTGTCGAATTCATAAAAACATGAGCCAACTTAACAATCAAAATGAGCAAAATTAGTTGAACACAAAAGACAGTATTACGAAAATAAGATTGATAATAATATTAAAAAATACCTTGTGGGATAATATGTAAATTAGCATCCTTTTTTGGTTTGTTATGAGATATAACCTCTTCGACATTTTTATGTTGTGAAACTTCGTACCCTTTCAGTGTCACCGCATCTGAACCCTCAATGGATTCTATCCGTGCATCTCCAAAGTCCATATCCATGTCTCCTGTATTCtgaaaaaacaagaaaaataaagaaagCCCTTCCGTATTATCATCTATAAGATACATACAGAGGAAAGTTAGCTATATGCACCTCTTCTCGTGGCGTTTCATTGTGGTCTGTCATCGTTTCATCAGTGAGTATGTCGGAACCCATCAATTTATATCTATGCTGAAATATAATTAATACTTTTTACTGCAtcataaaattatataaaatatatgATAAATCTGAATGTGAAACCAACACAACTGTTTTCTCTGCTAATAAAAATAGTATTTGGTTATATTAGGAAAAAATGACGCTTAGATCATTTTACTAACACAACAAATCGGGGCAAAAAACAAAATATAATGTTCATATATAAGTAATTAAGCGTCTGAAATTGCTTAAGTTATTttaaattatttgtattggctatgGAAAATTGCCATACAAAAACTAAAACAAACAAACCAACATTAACCAAgtatatttattttttatatgaTTTGTTTTGTGATACCCTAAGTATATGTCATAAGAATATAAATATTTATTTTTATGCACCATATTTACTATTCTAGGTATGTATACTGTAAATATATATGATATTTTGTGAGGTATAAAAATAATCACACACAAAAAAATCAAACGTCCACTAATAACAAATATACCATGATGAAATATTTAAGATGATATATAAATGGTATTTCATACTGCATCATATTTGTATATATAATATATTTAAAAAATTAAAGTGAAACTAACAGAAATTTTTTCTATGCAAAAAAGGATACCTATTTAAATAAATGTTGGCTAAATAAATGTCCTACCCCATGAAACTCGGGATAAACAACAAACCTCAATGTTCATATATAAGTAATTAGTCATTTTATAATTATTTAAAATATTTTTGTAGGCTATGAACAAATGTCCAACAAAAAAAAACTTTTGTAAACTATTACAAACAAAAAACTAAAATGAATTACACTCCCCATAAACAGCACGTCCAGGCCCAGACCAAATGCATCACGGGCTAGGCGTCGGCCCACCTCCCTCGCGCGTCGGACCGCCTCCCCCGCGCGTCGGCCCGCCTCCCCGCGCGTCGGCCCGCCACCCCGCCGCGTCGGCCCGCCTCCCCCGCCGCCTACCTTATCCACccactcgctcctcttcctccaNNNNNNNNNNNNNNNNNNNNNNNNNNNNNNNNNNNNNNNNNNNNNNNNNNNNNNNNNNNNNNNNNNNNNNNNNNNNNNNNNNNNNNNNNNNNNNNNNNNNNNNNNNNNNNNNNNNNNNNNNNNNNNNNNNNNNNNNNNNNNNNNNNNNNNNNNNNNNNNNNNNNNNNNNNNNNNNNNNNNNNNNNNNNNNNNNNNNNNNNNNNNNNNNNNNNNNNNNNNNNNNNNNNNNNNNNNNNNNNNNNNNNNNNNNNNNNNNNNNNNNNNNNNNNNNNNNNNNNNNNNNNNNNNNNNNNNNNNNNNNNNNNNNNNNNNNNNNNNNNNNNNNNNNNNNNNNNNNNNNNNNNNNNNNNNNNNNNNNNNNNNNNNNNNNNNNNNNNNNNNNNNNNNNNNNNNNNNNNNNNNNNNNNNNNNNNNNNNNNNNNNNNNNNNNNNNNNNNNNNNNNNNNNNNNNNNNNNNNNNNNNNNNNNNNNNNNNNNNNNNNNNNNNNNNNNNNNNACCACCGCACCAGTCTCCGACGCCACCTCTCGCCCTCCCACCTCCCCCCGCCGCATAGCGGCGCGCGTCACCGAGCCCGCAACCACCGCACCAGTCTCCGGCTTCACCTCTCGCCCTCTGACCTTCCCCCGCCGCATCGCGGCGCGCGTCCACGAGCCTGCAACCACCAAGCCATCTAGCCGCGACCACCGCACCATGCTCCGGCGAGACGCGTGCGACTGCTGTCGACGCACGCATGGAGCTTCATCGCCCAGACGCGGGTGCTGGATCCCGTCGCCCTCCGGTCGGATCCGCGGCGGTGCTAGTCTCCGGCGAGTTTGACGGTGGATGCGGAGCGCGGTGCCTGGATCTACAACGCCAGCAGCTCCGGTACGCAGATCCGACCCCTTTCCTCCTCTACTTTTCTTTTTGATGATTCCTGAACTGATCTTCTCCTCGCTGCTCTATCGAGGCGCCGTGACCCGGCCTCACAGGCTGGGCCAAGGCAAAGACTGCTCCCCGACGGCCAAGACACGGCCACAGTGATGCAGCCTGTGGTCTACATCGCCTACCACTCCGCCGTCTTCCGGAACCCCCACCACTTTCGCGGCAGGTGAGACAGATGGCCCCTCCATGACGACAATGGTAATAATTACCGTAGCATGCCTCTTTTTTGGTAATTAGTTGTTGCACTCAATTCAATTAGCCTACTAACTAATCACCAGTGATGAAAACACATCACCAGTTTTGGTTCAATTTCTATGTATGCACATGATTCAAGTATCTTCAGTGAATGAATAAGCAGCAACATTTTATGGTTCAAGCAATGAATAGATTCTGTTATTACCATTGGTCTTTAAGTTCGTTTGTTTCAAGTGATTTGGCTTATTACTGCTCTCATGGCCATATTTCTGCTCTATGGTTGTTTACACCTGCCCATGGCATGCTAATGTATAAAGCCGCCTCTGCTCTCAGACTAAATCTATATGTAATATGGTTCAGATTTCCTTTGCTGCAGATCTCCAAGTGGCGCGGACGAGACGGCGATGTCGGCAGGAGGGCACTTTGCAGCCCCTGGCCTGAGGAGGATGGGTGCACATAGCCACCAAGccctctgctcctcttcttccaaggCGAGCGATCAACGACGCATTGCTCCAGCAGGTAGAacgtccctctccctctcctcactCACCTGCTACTATGCTAATCTTCCAGTGATTGTTATTTGTTAGCTAGCTAGTTAAACGACGTGCTTTTCTGCTAAATAAATGACCAATTAGCTAGGTAGACGCAGTGTGCTATGCATGTGGTTGTTTAGGTTCTTGCATATGTAATGTAAAATAAATGAAAATATAGGCTGATTCTACTGTAATGCATTATTAGTATCAAAACCTAGCTAATGGATATGCCTATGCCATGGATAATTAGAAGGTGAAGTTTGTTTGATTTCCTCACTGCCTGTAATCATGGTTTCAGTTTATCGGTATTCTGTTCTTACTATTGTTATTTACATGGCTTATGGTTAATTATATGGTTCCTGGTTATGCCCTGATAGCTGGGCTTGGGCTTGTGCACAAGTTATGGCACATTTTTTTACTTAGTAATTTTGATTTCTTAGTGTTTTTAGGACACCCATTTATTCCAGCTGCACTTTATGGAAATATAATAAACTAAATAGCAGACAGTGCTATGatgtatgcccgtgcgttgctacgggccatGACTGATAGAAATGATAGCCCGTAAAAGTAATTGAAAATCCACTTTACTTGTAATGTAAGTTGATAAAAACACCTTAATAGAACGATGTGTACACACAGAGCAGTGATCCAACTAATTATCTTTTATAAACTAAGATCTACTTGATGTGTTTAAGATATTTACGTACAATGTGAGAAATGTTGTTTTTTAGCTTCGTTCCCGTGGTACAATGTAAGTCACATCCTGATTTTAGTGAGCTTTATATTGTAGGCTACTTCTAGATCATTTGGTTGGTGTTTTCCTTAAAATAACTTGCTAGACTATGTGACATTGATGTCACCGCATAGAAGCTGctcctttcttcttttcttgatggAGAAAAAAGTAGTCATTCCTCTGCTCACTCACCGCATAGCCGCCTCCTACTATTCCCGCAAAACTAGCTAACCATCGGTTATCGCCGCATCTCATCTCCCCGCCACAACATCGTCGATGCCATCTCTCCCAGGAACCACCCCTCCACCCAATGGTGTAGCCCATCCGCTCCTCTCTCCATCGCCCCCCCTCATCCATGGCATTGCCAGCCCCATTCTCTCCCTACCATGACGTGGCACACCTCCTTCAACCCCTGAAAACTTCTCGTGCCGCCATCTCGACATCGAGCCAGTGTGCCCGCTGGTCTGGCATCCTGGGTAGGTGGATCCACCCGGGAGGTGCAGAAGGGACCGCAACTGTTTGTTGGTGCCAGCCATGTAGCTGACCCATTCTTATGTGGTTTGGACAACGTTGGGCAGAGTGGTGTGGCACTGCGAGGAGGGATACGCCTTCATCGTCATGGCTGGTCACCCTAGACCGATTCCCAGTGCCAAGGAGTGCACACCGTTACGTGAGGGTGCAGCCAAGGCAATGCGACCCACTACTCAACGCAGTGCCGCCACCCTCTCCGAGTGTGGTGGCCACCATAGGATTGACACTATGACTCTCAGGTTCCATCCCACTCGCCTACTTATGTGATGCTGCTGCGAGCATGTCTTCCTTCCTTCTGATTAGCTTCTTGGATTATAATTCAGTCCTAGTGACCATTGACTTAGAGCGATCAAGTGTCGCAAAGTCACACACTACACCTTCatcatttcttttcttcttttgcgAGGTAAATGATAATTTTATTCCAAAGGTGCATAATTACAATCATCATCCCTTATTTCTTTTTCTAGTATAATGGTCATGCATCGGAGCCTTGTATCACTAACCTCTTTGGGATGCAAATGGCATCTTGCTATACATTTGCTAAAATAAATTACACCCAAGCGGGTGTATACCTTTTAATATTGTTCCCACCATACCAAAGCATAACCTGATTGTAGTGGATATTCAATTGTGGCAGAGTAAAAGCCTAATAGCCTAAAGACGACTTGATAGACCATGTGACATTGATGTCACCACATAGAGTGgctattttcttcttttcttgacggAGAAAAAAACATTCACTCCTCTCTCACTCGCCTCACAGCCGCCTCCTACTCTTCCCACACAGCCAGCCAGCCACCGATTGCCGACGCATCTCATTTCCCTGCAACAGTGTCGCCACTGCCATCTCTCCCAGGAACCTCCCCTCCACGCCATGGTGAATCCCACCCGCTCCTCTCTCATTCCCCTCCCCGCCGCGCCTGATTCTTGTAGACTGTGACACTGCAAGTGTCCACTGGTGGATAGAGACCCATTATTGTTGTATGTTatttatatggacaatatatgtataTGCTGACACAGTGCAGAAGCAAGACATGAAGAATTTTTTTTAACTTAAGAGCCTTTTTTCTAAATGgcacaaacatcatccacacaaAAACTCATCACTGTTTTTGAACTAACCAACCTAAACAAAACTGAATAAAAATATGAAAACTTAAGCCTTTCTTTTTGAGGCAATCGATGCTCATTGAGCTCATTTGAGAATTTATATATTTTAGTAAGTGGTCTGCTTCGAATGGTTATTGGTTCCTGATTAGAGTTCCTGTTCGATCTTTCTTG is a window of Triticum dicoccoides isolate Atlit2015 ecotype Zavitan chromosome 2B, WEW_v2.0, whole genome shotgun sequence DNA encoding:
- the LOC119363847 gene encoding uncharacterized protein LOC119363847; its protein translation is MELHRPDAGAGSRRPPVGSAAVLVSGEFDGGCGARCLDLQRQQLRRRDPASQAGPRQRLLPDGQDTATVMQPVVYIAYHSAVFRNPHHFRGRSPSGADETAMSAGGHFAAPGLRRMGAHSHQALCSSSSKASDQRRIAPADNLENMLIGQAASWQCKVRRTRHTTKQSNIHIGQVFVKLINKANFVVRQSAHHDSSM